The Mesobacillus jeotgali genome window below encodes:
- a CDS encoding MMPL family transporter, with product MKKLLYPITDWVSTKRGMWITIIAWLALMVGLSAGPMLSEYKTTNFQSLPDEAQSMIAEKKTENLFPNEQGTPGILVFHNKNGDINLEEVNEILTGIIAEDIEGIETIVDISALPPQALGGFLSEDGSTVIVPMELEKGLGNSEYSEINDKALETGNEITEGLESTEFYITGPAGIAGDTVKLFEQADFVLLIATVLIILVLLIVIYRSPLLAIIPLLATVIVYQVVNQSVALMGASGLEVSSQTSSIMSILLFAAVIDYSLFVFSRYREELNKYESKYEAMKYAMRATAEPVFFAGGTVLAAMLVLFFADFRDYLNFAPVFGTAMFFIMIASVTLLPALFTLFGRKAFWPKVPKYGQETEVKHGIWGPVARFVVNKPGISGGIVAAFLVLTAFNVFNLDFEFDTVKKFPEDLPSRVGYEIVEARYDKGELAPTTMMVVSEDAFTEEETKAIIDQWQSYDEIASVRVTALSEDAQAMKLSVALSMNPYSTRAIDFIGDLRSETPELLEELSIDGEAYYSGVTAKLLDEREINNRDIVKIVLLETVLILILLYALTRAVKMSIYMMGTILLSYLSALGLGIFLVDVLFGFEALSSRVPVYAFIFLVALGIDYNIILASRFIEERKSHKVKEALEIAIRNTGGVISSAGVILAATFAALTTMPIADLFVFGFIVAVGILIDTFLVRGMLLPALILFFEKDKEPAAVQGK from the coding sequence GTGAAAAAGCTGTTGTATCCCATTACCGATTGGGTTTCAACAAAGCGTGGAATGTGGATCACGATCATTGCCTGGCTGGCCCTCATGGTTGGCCTGAGCGCAGGACCAATGCTTAGTGAATACAAAACAACTAACTTCCAATCGCTTCCTGATGAAGCACAATCGATGATTGCTGAGAAAAAAACGGAAAATCTTTTTCCGAATGAACAAGGAACACCGGGAATCCTGGTATTCCATAATAAAAACGGAGATATCAATCTGGAGGAAGTCAACGAAATCCTCACTGGCATCATCGCAGAGGATATCGAAGGAATCGAAACCATCGTTGATATTAGCGCCCTCCCTCCTCAAGCATTAGGAGGATTCCTCTCTGAAGACGGTTCGACGGTGATCGTGCCGATGGAATTGGAAAAAGGGCTCGGAAACAGCGAGTATTCCGAAATCAACGACAAGGCTCTGGAAACCGGCAACGAAATTACTGAAGGCCTTGAAAGCACCGAGTTTTACATTACCGGTCCAGCCGGAATTGCCGGTGACACCGTCAAGCTGTTTGAACAAGCCGACTTTGTCCTGCTGATTGCAACAGTACTGATTATATTGGTCTTATTGATTGTCATTTATCGTTCGCCACTGCTTGCAATCATCCCGCTGCTCGCGACTGTTATTGTCTATCAGGTCGTCAATCAAAGTGTTGCCTTGATGGGAGCCAGCGGCCTGGAGGTCAGCAGCCAGACTTCATCGATTATGAGCATCCTGCTTTTTGCAGCGGTCATTGACTACTCGTTGTTCGTCTTCTCGCGATATCGCGAGGAACTGAACAAGTATGAGAGCAAATACGAAGCAATGAAATATGCGATGCGCGCAACCGCTGAACCTGTGTTTTTCGCAGGCGGCACAGTTCTCGCCGCGATGCTCGTCTTATTCTTTGCCGATTTCCGCGATTACCTGAACTTCGCACCCGTCTTCGGGACTGCCATGTTCTTTATCATGATCGCTTCCGTCACCCTGCTGCCGGCGCTGTTCACCCTATTTGGCCGCAAAGCATTCTGGCCTAAGGTACCGAAATACGGCCAGGAAACCGAAGTGAAGCATGGAATCTGGGGACCGGTCGCCAGGTTCGTGGTCAACAAACCTGGAATCTCAGGCGGAATCGTTGCAGCATTTTTAGTTCTCACAGCATTCAATGTCTTCAATCTCGACTTCGAATTCGATACGGTAAAAAAATTCCCTGAGGACCTGCCTTCACGAGTGGGTTATGAAATCGTCGAGGCAAGGTATGACAAAGGAGAACTGGCACCGACGACAATGATGGTTGTCAGTGAAGATGCTTTTACCGAGGAAGAGACAAAAGCCATCATCGATCAATGGCAAAGCTATGATGAGATTGCCTCCGTCCGGGTAACTGCTCTTTCCGAAGATGCACAAGCCATGAAACTGAGCGTAGCATTATCAATGAATCCCTACTCCACAAGAGCGATTGATTTTATCGGGGATTTGCGCTCGGAAACTCCAGAGTTATTGGAGGAGCTATCGATTGATGGAGAAGCTTATTACAGCGGAGTCACCGCAAAGCTTTTAGACGAACGAGAAATCAATAACCGTGATATCGTAAAAATCGTCCTGCTCGAAACGGTATTGATTCTGATCCTGTTATACGCACTCACTCGTGCAGTCAAAATGTCCATCTACATGATGGGAACAATTTTGCTGTCCTACCTGTCTGCGCTGGGGCTGGGAATCTTCCTAGTCGACGTCTTATTCGGCTTCGAAGCACTAAGCTCGCGCGTTCCAGTCTACGCCTTCATCTTCCTGGTGGCTTTGGGAATCGATTATAACATCATCCTCGCCTCCCGGTTCATCGAAGAACGTAAGTCACACAAAGTCAAGGAAGCCCTTGAAATCGCGATCCGCAACACCGGCGGCGTCATTTCATCAGCAGGTGTCATCCTGGCCGCAACCTTTGCAGCCCTGACAACCATGCCAATCGCCGACCTGTTCGTTTTCGGCTTCATCGTCGCAGTTGGCATTCTGATCGACACCTTCCTCGTCCGCGGCATGCTGCTGCCAGCATTGATTCTTTTCTTTGAAAAAGACAAAGAACCCGCCGCAGTGCAAGGTAAATAA
- a CDS encoding MerR family transcriptional regulator, whose product MYSIKQVSEKLDIPAVTIRAWENRYNVVAPTRTEGGHRLYSEKDMETLKWIKAQVHEKNMKISDAVRLLQSSPPAPAPPPSQSNKYGELQEKLYEGLVNLDTQEANQIADLAFSLYDYEEVFHHILVQVLYKIGDEWENGSISVAQEHFASQFIINRCTQFLRVLPVNPALQKVLAFCPEGEQHQIGLMVFSLFLKKKGHDVIYLGPNTPFEGLADLIKMKDVSVVAISMTNPDPLGKVEDWISSTLKMKPSLRFIVGGSCVKDCPKLESKSVTYSLGSDWDKWYDYYMR is encoded by the coding sequence ATGTATAGTATCAAACAAGTATCTGAAAAATTGGATATACCCGCCGTCACGATCAGGGCATGGGAAAATCGCTACAATGTCGTAGCCCCTACCAGGACCGAGGGCGGCCATCGTTTATATAGCGAAAAGGATATGGAAACACTCAAGTGGATCAAGGCCCAAGTACACGAAAAGAACATGAAGATCAGTGACGCAGTCAGGCTGCTGCAGTCATCCCCTCCGGCCCCTGCCCCGCCTCCATCACAGAGTAACAAGTACGGCGAACTGCAGGAAAAGCTTTACGAAGGCCTGGTCAACCTTGATACACAGGAGGCAAACCAAATTGCCGATCTTGCTTTTTCTCTGTACGACTATGAAGAGGTGTTTCACCACATATTAGTTCAGGTTTTGTATAAGATTGGCGATGAATGGGAGAATGGTTCCATCAGCGTAGCTCAAGAGCATTTTGCTTCACAGTTCATTATCAACCGCTGCACGCAATTCCTGAGGGTTCTCCCTGTCAATCCTGCACTCCAGAAAGTGCTGGCGTTCTGTCCAGAAGGAGAGCAGCATCAAATTGGCTTGATGGTCTTTAGTTTATTTTTAAAAAAGAAAGGCCATGACGTCATCTACTTGGGCCCGAATACGCCGTTTGAGGGATTAGCAGATTTGATAAAAATGAAGGACGTCAGCGTTGTTGCCATATCGATGACCAATCCCGATCCACTTGGCAAGGTGGAGGACTGGATTTCTTCCACTTTAAAAATGAAGCCATCTCTGAGGTTCATTGTCGGAGGCAGCTGCGTCAAAGACTGTCCAAAGCTGGAGTCCAAGTCTGTGACCTACTCCCTTGGTTCGGATTGGGATAAATGGTATGACTACTATATGCGTTGA
- a CDS encoding DUF378 domain-containing protein, with amino-acid sequence MKTLNLVSLVLLIVGGLNWLLVGLFEWDLVGGLFGGMDSPIAKVVYILVGLAAIYSITLLSKVNK; translated from the coding sequence ATGAAAACTTTGAATTTGGTATCATTAGTATTGCTTATTGTCGGCGGTTTGAATTGGCTTTTAGTTGGTTTGTTTGAATGGGATTTGGTCGGCGGTCTCTTCGGCGGCATGGACAGTCCAATTGCTAAAGTGGTCTATATCCTTGTAGGGCTCGCTGCTATTTACAGCATCACGCTTTTATCAAAAGTGAATAAATAG
- a CDS encoding SE1832 family protein: MDKKEIEYKIVELKDEYLQLQHNLEKLESVKGNLHPLEKRLSAIEEELSSLNTMLRDL, from the coding sequence ATGGACAAAAAAGAAATTGAATATAAAATCGTCGAACTGAAGGACGAATATCTGCAGCTCCAGCATAATCTCGAAAAATTGGAATCTGTCAAAGGCAATCTGCATCCGCTGGAAAAGCGGCTGTCTGCCATTGAAGAGGAGCTAAGCTCTTTAAATACAATGCTGCGTGATTTGTAG
- a CDS encoding Gfo/Idh/MocA family oxidoreductase, protein MERFRVGIIGTGFGAKVHSPMMDHHDGFEVVAVSSVSRGNIEEAQEASGIENIYTDWRQMLEQENLDLVVVASAVHLHKEMVAAAFEKGVHVVCEKPMALNIAETEEMITERDKTKKFGLINHEFRFLPARTKVKEIIESGKLGEILHVRYQCAFASYTGLISKPRGWLGQEEKGGGMLGAIGSHMTDALHWWMDSTFKEVFAQLPIHIPTRTDDNGNTEHRTADDAFQIIGSLENGATVTLELISAARQTEHTWRLEIYGTEGTLVMLDDNKVLLSEGNSALEEVELADDLEAPSTMPPVAARYYNGFQRALDALHETLVSGTKHPYLADFEHGHSTQKVLDAVRTSAREGRKVEVN, encoded by the coding sequence TTGGAAAGGTTTAGAGTGGGTATAATCGGCACCGGTTTTGGCGCAAAGGTACATTCACCAATGATGGATCACCATGATGGATTCGAGGTTGTGGCAGTCTCGAGTGTTTCAAGGGGAAATATTGAGGAAGCACAGGAGGCCAGCGGAATTGAAAACATTTATACAGACTGGCGCCAGATGCTTGAACAGGAAAATCTCGACTTAGTGGTCGTTGCTTCTGCCGTGCATTTACATAAGGAAATGGTTGCCGCCGCTTTCGAGAAGGGCGTACATGTTGTCTGTGAAAAACCAATGGCTTTGAATATCGCTGAAACAGAAGAAATGATCACAGAGCGGGACAAGACAAAGAAATTCGGGCTGATCAACCATGAATTCCGCTTCCTGCCTGCTCGGACAAAGGTAAAAGAAATCATTGAGAGCGGAAAGCTCGGGGAGATTTTACATGTCCGTTACCAATGCGCATTTGCCAGCTATACCGGACTTATTTCAAAACCCCGCGGCTGGCTGGGACAGGAAGAAAAGGGCGGCGGAATGCTTGGCGCAATCGGCTCCCATATGACGGATGCTCTTCATTGGTGGATGGACAGCACTTTTAAAGAAGTTTTTGCCCAGCTGCCAATTCATATCCCTACTCGGACTGATGATAACGGGAACACAGAACACCGGACAGCCGACGATGCTTTCCAGATAATCGGTTCTCTGGAAAACGGGGCAACCGTCACGCTCGAATTAATTTCTGCCGCACGGCAGACGGAGCATACATGGCGTCTGGAGATTTACGGAACGGAAGGCACACTTGTGATGCTGGATGACAATAAAGTCCTGCTTTCTGAAGGAAATTCAGCACTTGAAGAAGTCGAACTGGCAGACGATCTCGAAGCACCTTCCACTATGCCGCCAGTCGCAGCACGGTACTATAACGGCTTCCAAAGAGCTTTGGATGCGCTCCATGAAACGCTCGTCTCCGGAACCAAGCATCCCTACCTCGCCGATTTCGAGCATGGGCATTCCACCCAAAAAGTATTGGACGCAGTCAGGACCTCTGCTCGCGAAGGCCGTAAAGTAGAAGTAAATTGA
- a CDS encoding DUF4083 family protein has product MNIGDLLFQLIFFILLIGIFAAVFYVVTSLIKKKPDNSKSVEQKLDRIIELLEKNNKE; this is encoded by the coding sequence ATGAATATTGGGGATTTATTGTTTCAGCTTATTTTTTTTATTTTACTAATCGGTATTTTCGCTGCAGTTTTTTACGTTGTCACATCACTTATCAAAAAGAAACCTGACAATTCTAAGAGCGTAGAACAAAAGCTGGACCGAATAATTGAGCTGCTTGAAAAGAACAATAAAGAGTAA
- a CDS encoding nucleotidyltransferase domain-containing protein: MKETILKSLAKIEEDFDVKILYAVESGSRAWGFPSKDSDYDVRFIYVHKKEDYLTIDQMGIGKKRDVIELPLNDLLDITGWELTKALKLFRKSNPPLMEWLRSQIVYYQAFSTIDQMKDLSKQVFAPHSCLHHYLNMASNNFRKCLQEGPIKIKNYINVLRPILAAKWIEKYNEFPPLEFPKLLEDLLPEGELKREVHTLLKKKISGDELDYEPKIEVINQFLNADIVRLKEYTSTINVDLPDFTPQLDQLFRNTLEEVWNERI; this comes from the coding sequence GTGAAGGAGACTATTTTAAAATCCCTGGCAAAAATAGAAGAAGATTTCGATGTAAAAATCCTATATGCGGTCGAATCCGGCAGCAGGGCATGGGGGTTTCCGTCGAAGGACAGCGATTATGACGTCCGTTTCATCTATGTACATAAGAAAGAAGATTATCTGACGATCGACCAGATGGGAATTGGCAAGAAAAGAGATGTGATCGAACTGCCGCTTAATGATTTGCTTGATATAACTGGCTGGGAATTGACCAAGGCTTTGAAGTTATTCCGAAAATCGAACCCGCCGCTGATGGAATGGCTCCGTTCGCAGATTGTATACTACCAGGCTTTCTCGACCATTGACCAGATGAAGGATCTCAGCAAACAGGTTTTCGCTCCGCACTCCTGTCTGCATCATTATTTGAATATGGCGAGCAATAACTTCAGGAAATGCTTGCAGGAAGGTCCAATCAAGATTAAGAACTATATCAATGTGCTAAGGCCGATCCTGGCTGCTAAATGGATCGAGAAATACAATGAGTTTCCGCCGCTGGAGTTTCCGAAGCTATTGGAGGACTTGCTGCCGGAAGGTGAATTGAAGAGGGAGGTCCACACTTTGTTGAAAAAGAAAATCAGCGGGGATGAGCTGGACTATGAACCGAAAATTGAAGTCATCAACCAATTCCTGAACGCGGATATCGTACGCCTGAAAGAATATACATCAACAATAAATGTGGATTTGCCGGATTTTACACCTCAGCTGGACCAGCTGTTTAGGAATACTTTAGAAGAAGTTTGGAATGAAAGAATTTGA
- a CDS encoding DUF4256 domain-containing protein: MAKENKELTSEQQKELLGTLIARFEKNMNRHEGLDWADVVAKLENNPDKLWSLNEMEATGGEPDVVGFDSETGEYIFYDCAAESPKGRRSVCYDREALESRKKHKPENSVMDMANAMGIELLTEEQYRELQELGKFDLKTSSWVQTPENIRKLGGALFCDRRYDTVFVYHNGADSYYAARGFRGALRV; the protein is encoded by the coding sequence ATGGCAAAGGAAAATAAAGAGCTGACAAGCGAACAGCAGAAGGAACTACTTGGAACTTTGATAGCCCGTTTTGAGAAAAATATGAACAGACATGAAGGACTTGATTGGGCTGACGTGGTAGCAAAGCTCGAAAACAATCCTGATAAATTATGGTCGCTCAATGAAATGGAGGCAACCGGAGGAGAGCCAGACGTTGTTGGCTTTGATTCAGAGACCGGTGAATATATTTTTTATGATTGTGCGGCGGAAAGCCCTAAAGGCCGCAGAAGTGTTTGTTACGACCGTGAAGCACTGGAGTCAAGGAAGAAACACAAGCCAGAAAATAGCGTGATGGATATGGCGAATGCAATGGGCATTGAGCTTTTAACGGAGGAACAGTATCGCGAGCTGCAGGAACTTGGGAAGTTCGATTTGAAGACGTCGAGCTGGGTGCAAACTCCTGAGAATATTAGAAAGCTTGGTGGCGCGCTATTTTGTGACCGCCGTTATGATACTGTTTTTGTCTACCATAACGGAGCCGATTCCTATTATGCAGCAAGAGGTTTCCGGGGCGCGCTGAGGGTCTGA
- the cspC gene encoding cold shock protein CspC: protein MEQGTVKWFNAEKGFGFIEREGGDDVFVHFSAIQSEGFKSLDEGQKVTFDVEQGARGAQAANVQKA, encoded by the coding sequence ATGGAACAAGGTACAGTTAAATGGTTTAATGCAGAAAAAGGCTTCGGATTCATCGAGCGCGAAGGTGGAGACGACGTATTCGTACACTTCTCTGCTATCCAAAGTGAAGGTTTCAAATCTTTAGACGAAGGTCAAAAAGTTACTTTTGACGTTGAGCAAGGTGCTCGTGGAGCTCAAGCTGCTAACGTTCAAAAAGCTTAA